The Candidatus Aminicenantes bacterium genome has a window encoding:
- the rimI gene encoding ribosomal protein S18-alanine N-acetyltransferase — protein sequence MAETEIVEFDIRRMVPADLPEVLAIERQSFSNPWLESTFGGEIQNMGLSHPMVATARPGGEVIGYVLYWLVSEEMQINNVAVHPDWRRRRIGERMLRAVMDDAKRRGATYAILEVRQSNRAARTLYERTLGFGFLAVREDYYTQPTEDAIVLGLPL from the coding sequence ATGGCCGAGACAGAGATCGTCGAATTCGATATTCGCCGGATGGTGCCGGCGGACTTGCCCGAAGTGCTGGCCATCGAGCGGCAATCATTCTCCAATCCCTGGCTCGAATCGACCTTCGGCGGCGAAATCCAGAACATGGGGCTGTCCCACCCGATGGTGGCGACGGCCCGCCCGGGCGGCGAAGTGATCGGCTACGTCCTTTATTGGCTGGTCAGCGAAGAAATGCAGATCAACAACGTCGCCGTCCATCCGGATTGGCGCCGCCGCAGGATCGGGGAGCGGATGCTCCGCGCCGTCATGGACGACGCCAAGCGCCGGGGGGCGACCTATGCCATACTTGAAGTCCGGCAATCCAACCGCGCCGCCCGGACCTTGTACGAGCGCACGCTCGGCTTCGGATTCCTGGCTGTTCGCGAAGATTACTACACCCAGCCGACCGAGGATGCGATTGTTTTAGGCCTACCGCTCTGA
- a CDS encoding isocitrate/isopropylmalate dehydrogenase family protein, translating into MSKYRIAILPGDGVGKEVVEATLIVLNKLGVDADYVYGDIGWEFWCREGNALPERTTKMLKETDACLFGAITSKPNADALAELDPVLRGKGLSYFSPIVRLRQEFDLYSNLRPCKAYPGNPLNFRDGIDMVIFRENTEGMYAGVEFFPLPVAVRDALAVHPKMKPFLNVPLDQIALSTRIMTRKGCERICRAAFDFARQAKRRSVTCVEKPNVLRETGGLMLSIFRETAKGYPEIQAKDANIDAMCMWLVKNPFDYDVLVAENLFGDIISDLAAQLVGGLGFAAAGNIGDKYGVFEPTHGSAPKYAGMYKVNPIATFLAAKLMLEWLGEKAKAVQLEAAVAEVIKDGQVRTYDMGGKSTTLDMGRAVADKL; encoded by the coding sequence ATGTCGAAGTATCGCATCGCCATCCTCCCCGGCGACGGGGTGGGCAAGGAAGTCGTCGAGGCGACGCTGATCGTCCTCAATAAGCTTGGTGTGGACGCCGATTATGTTTATGGCGACATCGGCTGGGAATTCTGGTGCCGCGAAGGCAACGCCCTCCCCGAGCGCACTACCAAGATGCTCAAGGAGACCGACGCCTGCCTGTTCGGGGCCATCACCTCCAAGCCCAACGCGGACGCCTTGGCCGAGCTCGATCCCGTCCTCCGCGGCAAGGGTCTGTCCTATTTCAGCCCGATCGTCCGTCTGCGGCAGGAGTTCGATCTTTATTCGAATTTGAGGCCGTGCAAGGCCTATCCCGGCAACCCCCTTAACTTCCGTGACGGCATCGACATGGTCATCTTCCGTGAGAACACCGAGGGGATGTATGCCGGGGTCGAGTTCTTCCCCCTGCCCGTGGCCGTCCGCGACGCCCTGGCCGTCCACCCCAAGATGAAGCCGTTCCTAAACGTGCCCCTTGATCAGATCGCCCTCTCAACCCGGATCATGACCCGCAAGGGCTGCGAGCGGATCTGCCGGGCCGCCTTCGACTTCGCCCGTCAGGCCAAGCGCCGCTCGGTGACCTGTGTGGAAAAGCCCAACGTCCTGCGCGAGACGGGCGGCCTGATGCTGTCGATCTTCCGCGAGACGGCCAAGGGCTATCCCGAGATCCAGGCCAAGGACGCCAACATCGACGCCATGTGCATGTGGCTGGTCAAAAACCCATTTGATTATGATGTGCTTGTGGCCGAGAACCTTTTCGGCGACATCATCTCCGACCTGGCCGCCCAGCTCGTCGGCGGGCTCGGCTTCGCCGCGGCCGGCAACATCGGCGATAAATACGGCGTCTTCGAGCCCACTCACGGCTCGGCTCCCAAATACGCCGGGATGTACAAGGTCAACCCGATCGCGACATTCCTGGCCGCCAAGCTCATGCTGGAGTGGCTGGGCGAGAAAGCCAAGGCCGTCCAGCTCGAAGCCGCGGTGGCCGAAGTCATCAAAGACGGCCAGGTCCGCACCTACGACATGGGCGGGAAATCCACGACCTTGGACATGGGCCGGGCCGTGGCCGACAAGCTCTAG
- the tsaB gene encoding tRNA (adenosine(37)-N6)-threonylcarbamoyltransferase complex dimerization subunit type 1 TsaB, producing the protein MRILAVDTTTPSGSVALLEDERLLGEIGIESAATHSARLLLSADLLLKSHGLTIGDVDGFAVSPGPGSFTGLRIGLSTVKAFAFATGKPVAAVSSLAALAWKHRGEKPGLFGPMLDAKKDEIYAALFEAGPGPLRTIVPEGAYAPEDFLGLIPRRRSIVFAGSGVPLCRRRLTVLLGDKARFSDRSAFIAAEIGRLGLDLLRAGRAVDAASLEPHYHRRSQAEEGR; encoded by the coding sequence ATGCGCATCCTGGCCGTCGACACCACGACGCCGAGCGGCTCGGTCGCCCTCCTCGAGGACGAACGTCTGCTGGGCGAGATCGGGATCGAGTCCGCGGCCACTCATTCGGCCCGCCTGCTTCTTTCCGCCGACCTCCTGCTCAAATCGCACGGCTTGACCATCGGCGATGTCGACGGTTTCGCCGTATCTCCCGGCCCCGGCTCTTTCACCGGTCTGCGGATCGGCTTAAGCACCGTCAAGGCCTTCGCTTTCGCCACGGGCAAGCCTGTGGCCGCGGTCTCGTCCCTGGCCGCCCTGGCCTGGAAGCACCGCGGCGAAAAACCGGGGCTCTTCGGCCCGATGCTCGATGCCAAGAAGGACGAGATCTATGCCGCGCTTTTCGAAGCCGGCCCCGGGCCGCTACGGACGATCGTCCCCGAAGGGGCTTATGCTCCCGAGGACTTTCTGGGCCTGATTCCGCGCCGCCGTTCGATCGTCTTTGCCGGGAGCGGCGTCCCGCTCTGCCGTCGCCGCCTGACGGTCCTCTTGGGCGATAAGGCCCGCTTCTCGGATCGATCCGCCTTCATCGCGGCCGAGATAGGCCGGCTCGGTCTGGATCTGTTGCGGGCGGGCCGGGCCGTCGACGCCGCCTCGCTCGAGCCGCATTACCATCGGCGGTCGCAGGCCGAAGAAGGCCGCTAG
- a CDS encoding aconitase/3-isopropylmalate dehydratase large subunit family protein: protein MGRTVIEKIIAGHSGGQAKPGGIVWMDLDIRSARDFGGPNVAKNYAREYGEAAPADPAKTFFTFDLCAPACTLKYADNQQACRNFARKHGLTVYDVDKGIGSHVMIEEALARPGSTVVGTDSHMNILGAVGSFGQGMGDVDIAFAFKTGRTWFEVPESVKVVLMGRPSPAAEAKDLALFLCRELGTKRIALRSAEFFGEAVRTLDLAGRITLCSMITEMAGIIGFIPERNTAFARDVERFGLRSGADIGPDPDAVYAETITLDVTGLGPLVAAPPSPNTVKTLTEVRGIRIDSGFIGSCTNGRTEDFVRAADILRCRKIKPGVMLKVVPATRRVYQELLDKGILGDLFAAGAIVVNPGCGGCAEGHVGLTGKGEVEISTGNRNFPGKQGKGPVYLASPVVVAASCLKGEIAGPEDV from the coding sequence GTGGGACGCACCGTCATCGAAAAGATCATCGCCGGCCATTCCGGGGGGCAGGCCAAGCCGGGCGGCATCGTCTGGATGGATTTGGACATCCGTTCGGCCCGCGATTTCGGCGGCCCGAACGTAGCCAAAAACTACGCCCGGGAGTACGGCGAGGCCGCGCCGGCCGATCCTGCCAAGACTTTTTTCACCTTCGATTTGTGCGCTCCCGCCTGTACCCTGAAATATGCCGACAACCAGCAGGCCTGCCGGAACTTCGCCCGCAAGCACGGCCTGACCGTCTACGATGTCGATAAGGGCATCGGTTCGCATGTCATGATCGAGGAGGCGCTGGCCCGGCCCGGCTCGACCGTCGTCGGCACGGACAGCCATATGAACATCCTGGGGGCCGTCGGATCGTTCGGCCAGGGCATGGGGGATGTGGATATCGCCTTCGCCTTCAAGACCGGGCGAACTTGGTTCGAAGTCCCCGAGAGCGTCAAAGTCGTACTTATGGGACGGCCGTCGCCGGCGGCAGAGGCCAAGGACTTGGCTCTGTTCCTCTGCCGGGAGCTGGGGACCAAGCGGATCGCCCTGCGGTCGGCGGAATTTTTCGGCGAAGCGGTCCGGACCCTCGACCTGGCCGGGCGGATCACGCTCTGCAGCATGATCACCGAGATGGCCGGTATCATCGGCTTCATTCCCGAGCGGAATACGGCGTTCGCCCGCGACGTGGAACGGTTCGGCCTGCGCTCGGGGGCCGACATCGGTCCCGACCCCGACGCCGTCTACGCCGAGACGATCACGCTCGATGTCACGGGCCTAGGCCCTTTGGTGGCGGCGCCGCCTTCGCCCAACACCGTCAAGACGCTGACAGAGGTCCGCGGCATCCGCATCGACTCGGGATTCATCGGCTCCTGCACCAACGGCCGGACCGAGGATTTCGTCCGGGCCGCCGACATCCTGCGCTGCCGCAAGATCAAGCCCGGCGTCATGCTCAAGGTCGTCCCGGCCACCCGCCGCGTCTACCAGGAGCTGTTGGACAAAGGCATCCTCGGCGACCTATTCGCGGCCGGCGCCATCGTCGTCAACCCGGGCTGCGGCGGATGCGCCGAAGGCCATGTCGGATTGACGGGCAAGGGCGAGGTCGAGATCAGCACGGGCAACCGCAATTTCCCCGGCAAGCAGGGCAAGGGGCCGGTCTACCTGGCCTCGCCGGTCGTGGTGGCGGCTTCCTGCCTCAAGGGCGAAATCGCCGGACCGGAGGATGTCTAA
- the truA gene encoding tRNA pseudouridine(38-40) synthase TruA, whose translation MNNYRIVLSYDGTDYFGWQRQPSCRTIQGTVEAALERLAATPIAIFGAGRTDAGVHALGQTASFKAEFKLGEPELFKALNAILPPDIRILSLATAPAAFHARRSARGKTYQYRIVTSPSISPFDLRFALHWPHPLNLAKLRRAAALFVRHADFQGFSSNRDRSPIRRVTRSEIRRRGDEIIYTVEADGFLRYMVRTIVGTLLEVGRGRVPVERIEEIFAGRERSLASPTAPAKGLCLLKVDYGSER comes from the coding sequence ATGAATAACTACCGCATCGTCCTCAGCTACGATGGGACGGATTATTTCGGCTGGCAGCGCCAGCCCTCCTGCCGGACGATCCAGGGCACGGTCGAGGCGGCGCTGGAGCGGCTGGCCGCGACCCCGATCGCCATTTTCGGCGCCGGGCGGACGGACGCGGGCGTTCATGCCCTGGGCCAGACGGCCAGCTTCAAGGCCGAATTCAAGCTGGGCGAACCGGAGCTCTTCAAGGCTCTCAACGCCATCCTGCCGCCGGACATCCGGATCCTTTCGCTGGCGACGGCACCCGCGGCCTTCCATGCCCGCCGGAGCGCCCGCGGCAAGACCTACCAGTATCGAATCGTCACCTCGCCCTCGATCAGCCCCTTCGACTTGCGCTTCGCCCTTCATTGGCCGCATCCGCTCAACCTGGCCAAGCTCAGGCGCGCCGCGGCGCTCTTCGTCCGGCATGCGGATTTTCAGGGCTTCTCCTCCAACCGGGACCGATCCCCGATCCGGCGAGTCACCCGGTCGGAGATCCGCCGCCGCGGCGACGAGATCATCTACACCGTCGAGGCGGACGGGTTTCTGCGCTACATGGTCCGGACGATCGTCGGCACCCTGCTCGAAGTCGGGCGCGGCCGGGTGCCGGTCGAGAGGATCGAGGAGATTTTCGCCGGCCGGGAGCGCTCCCTGGCCTCCCCCACCGCCCCGGCCAAGGGGCTGTGTCTTCTCAAGGTCGACTACGGCTCAGAGCGGTAG
- a CDS encoding 3-isopropylmalate dehydratase, whose amino-acid sequence MKPAVIRGRIWALIGAAGKLIEDIDTDQIFHNAHLHITDIAQMGPLALGNLEGWKDFPQRAKPGDIVVAGRNFGAGSSRQQAVDCFIALGIAAIAAPSFSAIYFRNAVNSGFPVVRTDGLERAIETGLLRSGDEIEIDLQAGTGKVLGRDGALVVEPMASVPFEIYRAGGLFAYGRRGKKPEAR is encoded by the coding sequence ATGAAACCCGCCGTCATTCGAGGCCGGATCTGGGCTTTGATCGGTGCGGCCGGAAAATTGATCGAGGACATCGACACCGATCAAATCTTCCACAACGCTCACCTGCACATCACGGACATTGCCCAAATGGGGCCGCTGGCCCTGGGCAACCTGGAAGGCTGGAAAGACTTCCCTCAGCGGGCCAAGCCGGGCGATATCGTCGTCGCGGGCCGTAACTTCGGGGCCGGATCCTCCCGCCAGCAGGCCGTGGATTGTTTTATCGCGCTCGGGATCGCCGCCATCGCCGCCCCTTCCTTCTCGGCCATCTACTTCCGCAACGCGGTGAACTCGGGCTTTCCCGTCGTCCGGACCGATGGGCTGGAGCGGGCGATCGAAACGGGCCTGCTCCGCTCCGGGGACGAGATCGAAATCGATCTTCAAGCGGGGACGGGTAAAGTTCTCGGCCGCGACGGCGCTCTGGTTGTCGAACCGATGGCCTCCGTCCCGTTCGAGATCTACCGGGCCGGCGGGTTGTTCGCCTACGGCCGCCGCGGGAAAAAGCCGGAGGCCCGCTGA